A genomic segment from Cumulibacter soli encodes:
- the rplK gene encoding 50S ribosomal protein L11, whose product MPPKKKVAGLIKLQIQAGQANPAPPVGPALGQHGVNIMEFCKAYNAATESQRGNVIPVEITVYEDRSFTFITKTPPASRLLLKAAGVQKGSGEPHVNKVASVTRDQVREIAETKMADLNANDLDQAERIIAGTARSMGIDVK is encoded by the coding sequence ATGCCTCCCAAGAAGAAGGTCGCTGGTCTGATCAAGCTTCAGATCCAGGCCGGCCAGGCTAACCCCGCTCCGCCCGTTGGTCCCGCGCTCGGTCAGCACGGCGTCAACATCATGGAGTTCTGCAAGGCGTACAACGCCGCGACCGAGTCGCAGCGCGGCAACGTCATCCCCGTAGAGATCACCGTCTACGAGGACCGCTCCTTCACGTTCATCACCAAGACGCCGCCGGCCTCGCGCCTGCTGCTGAAGGCTGCTGGCGTGCAGAAGGGCTCCGGCGAGCCGCACGTCAACAAGGTTGCCAGTGTCACCCGCGACCAGGTTCGCGAGATCGCTGAGACGAAGATGGCCGATCTGAACGCGAACGACCTGGACCAGGCCGAGCGGATCATCGCCGGCACCGCACGTTCGATGGGTATCGACGTCAAGTAG
- a CDS encoding long-chain-fatty-acid--CoA ligase, which translates to MTAQTSPNTGMDWVHQLDRHAFMKPDDMALRYKGETITWGQLANRTRRLASALADLGVSRGDRVIVMITNRPEFAEAIIAINTLGAVAVPINFRLVAREVQFLAENSGSRAVVVEQQLASLIAEVREKSETPLAALVVGDDPTQAGPGAQRYEEAIAAHEPSDADGPQNESELALISYTSGTTGLPKGAMLTYQNLIAQTLTTTLIADEMLEDDIKLVTPPLFHIAGVANLLPSVIVGSKSVILPTGNFDVGTLLDILEEEKITSVWLVPTQWQAVCAYPGVKDRDLRLTTISWGASPATPAVLRAMAETFPDAKNVCSFGQTEMSPVTTMLPGRDAVRKLGSVGKAVPLVSLRIVDPAMNDVPRGEVGEAVYRGPGTMIGYWNNEEATASAFEGGWFHSGDLVREDEDGFIYVVDRVKDMIISGGENIYSSEVENAIAEHPKVYEVAVVGAPHEKWVETPVAFVVPKDENDAPSPEEIVAFCIDRIASYKKPTKVIVTGALPRNASGKVLKAPLREQAKS; encoded by the coding sequence ATGACCGCACAGACTTCACCGAACACCGGCATGGACTGGGTGCACCAGCTCGATCGCCACGCTTTCATGAAGCCGGACGACATGGCGTTGCGATACAAGGGCGAAACGATCACCTGGGGACAGTTGGCTAATCGCACGCGTCGTCTGGCCTCTGCCCTCGCCGACTTGGGCGTCTCGCGCGGGGACCGCGTGATCGTGATGATCACCAACCGTCCCGAATTCGCCGAGGCAATAATCGCCATCAACACGCTTGGCGCCGTTGCGGTCCCGATCAACTTCCGGCTCGTGGCACGGGAGGTGCAGTTCCTGGCCGAGAACTCCGGTTCGCGCGCGGTCGTGGTGGAACAGCAGTTGGCCTCCTTGATCGCCGAGGTTCGGGAGAAGTCCGAGACCCCGCTGGCGGCACTGGTCGTGGGCGATGATCCGACGCAGGCAGGTCCCGGCGCGCAGCGCTACGAGGAGGCGATCGCCGCCCACGAGCCCAGCGATGCCGACGGACCGCAGAACGAGTCCGAACTCGCATTGATCTCCTATACCTCTGGGACGACCGGCCTGCCCAAGGGCGCGATGTTGACCTACCAAAACCTCATCGCGCAGACGTTGACCACCACGCTGATCGCCGACGAAATGCTTGAGGACGACATCAAGTTGGTCACTCCCCCGCTGTTCCACATCGCCGGCGTGGCGAACCTGCTGCCCAGCGTGATCGTCGGATCGAAGTCGGTCATCTTGCCGACGGGCAACTTCGATGTCGGCACGCTGCTGGACATCCTGGAGGAGGAGAAGATCACCAGCGTCTGGCTGGTACCCACGCAATGGCAGGCCGTGTGCGCGTATCCCGGCGTAAAGGATCGCGACCTGCGCCTGACCACCATCTCGTGGGGAGCGTCGCCGGCGACTCCGGCGGTCCTGCGCGCGATGGCCGAGACGTTCCCTGATGCGAAGAATGTCTGCAGCTTCGGCCAGACGGAGATGTCTCCGGTGACCACGATGCTGCCCGGTCGCGACGCGGTCCGGAAGTTGGGCTCGGTCGGCAAGGCCGTACCGCTGGTCTCGCTGCGCATCGTGGACCCCGCAATGAACGACGTACCACGCGGTGAGGTTGGCGAGGCGGTCTACCGCGGACCCGGCACAATGATCGGCTACTGGAACAACGAGGAAGCCACCGCCAGTGCCTTCGAAGGCGGCTGGTTCCACTCCGGCGACCTGGTCCGGGAGGACGAGGACGGTTTCATCTACGTCGTCGACCGCGTCAAGGACATGATCATCTCCGGTGGAGAGAACATCTACTCCTCCGAGGTTGAAAACGCGATCGCCGAACACCCGAAGGTCTACGAAGTTGCCGTAGTCGGCGCACCGCACGAGAAGTGGGTCGAGACTCCTGTCGCGTTCGTCGTGCCTAAGGACGAGAACGACGCGCCGTCACCGGAAGAAATCGTAGCGTTCTGCATCGACCGCATCGCGTCGTACAAGAAGCCCACCAAGGTCATCGTCACCGGCGCGCTGCCGCGCAACGCCTCCGGCAAGGTGCTGAAGGCTCCGCTACGCGAGCAAGCGAAGTCCTAG
- a CDS encoding ABC transporter substrate-binding protein, which yields MKSSLRLAATASAFALLLTGCGDAPDKEPAESGELPSEIPMTSDELDKDAHFRWAYTQYTTSWDPTKSVGGGDFSFYAPVYDRLLWLEPDASVSPMLAEDFTAEGNTVTMNLREGLTFSDGTPFDAEAVKFNLERDAADGSTLQAEVGQFESAEVIDEHTIKVTVSYGLGAYLSALTARGGIMVSPTAVENGTIEDEPVGIGPYVATSMTPGDKVEYEKTPDYWDPSVQNVATMTYSLMLDDQTRYNAVQSGEVDGAFLNPNQIDTAIAADLNVISEPSTSFVYIMVNPTIEPFDDPEVRRAMNYAVDRQAIADGLYEGYCSAGVQPWPESSPGYSEEIGDGLDQLPYDPEKAKQTLADAGYPDGFEFTTVATNVSQYTALAEALQDQFSAVGITMNIDPVPTPQVIEKFVIDQSVAGNVNPYTGFADPHGVLARHFLDGGTYGFGGQLDDETLKTAQDAASEVDPEDRRPLYGEVMQAMVDEPTHLLSLCQVHLTAAFNDQVSNVQQFFSGSTDLRGVAMTKE from the coding sequence GTGAAGTCGTCTCTGCGCCTGGCCGCTACCGCATCGGCATTCGCGCTCCTACTCACCGGATGCGGCGACGCGCCGGACAAAGAACCCGCGGAATCGGGTGAACTGCCCAGCGAAATTCCGATGACCAGCGACGAACTCGACAAAGATGCGCACTTCCGATGGGCCTACACGCAGTACACCACCAGTTGGGACCCAACGAAGAGCGTCGGCGGCGGCGACTTCAGCTTCTATGCCCCGGTGTACGACCGATTGCTCTGGCTCGAACCCGATGCGTCGGTGTCGCCAATGCTCGCCGAGGACTTCACCGCCGAAGGAAACACGGTGACCATGAACCTGCGCGAGGGCCTGACCTTCTCCGACGGTACGCCGTTCGATGCAGAGGCCGTGAAGTTCAATCTCGAGCGGGACGCCGCAGACGGCAGCACCCTGCAGGCCGAGGTGGGGCAGTTCGAGTCGGCAGAGGTAATCGACGAGCACACGATCAAGGTCACCGTGTCATACGGACTGGGCGCCTACCTCAGCGCGCTCACCGCACGCGGCGGCATCATGGTCTCCCCGACTGCCGTCGAGAACGGCACGATCGAGGACGAGCCTGTCGGCATCGGTCCGTACGTGGCAACGTCCATGACTCCCGGCGACAAGGTGGAGTACGAAAAGACGCCCGACTACTGGGATCCGTCCGTGCAGAACGTCGCCACGATGACCTACAGCTTGATGCTGGACGACCAGACGCGATACAACGCCGTACAGAGCGGTGAGGTCGATGGCGCATTCCTGAACCCGAACCAGATCGACACAGCCATCGCCGCCGACCTCAATGTGATTTCCGAACCGTCCACCTCGTTCGTCTACATAATGGTGAACCCGACCATCGAACCGTTCGATGACCCCGAGGTCCGGCGAGCCATGAACTACGCCGTGGACCGTCAGGCCATCGCGGACGGTCTCTACGAGGGGTACTGCTCGGCCGGAGTCCAGCCATGGCCAGAGTCCAGCCCGGGCTACAGCGAAGAGATCGGCGATGGTCTCGACCAGTTGCCCTACGACCCTGAGAAGGCGAAGCAGACTCTCGCGGACGCCGGATATCCCGACGGCTTCGAGTTCACCACGGTCGCCACGAACGTCAGTCAGTACACCGCGCTCGCCGAGGCTCTGCAGGACCAGTTCAGCGCCGTTGGCATCACGATGAACATCGACCCGGTGCCGACCCCCCAGGTCATCGAGAAGTTCGTCATCGACCAATCCGTTGCCGGCAACGTCAATCCGTACACCGGGTTCGCCGATCCACACGGCGTGCTGGCGCGTCACTTCTTGGACGGCGGAACGTACGGATTCGGCGGTCAGCTCGACGATGAAACGTTGAAGACCGCGCAGGACGCGGCGAGCGAGGTCGACCCTGAGGACCGCCGACCGCTGTACGGGGAAGTCATGCAAGCAATGGTCGACGAGCCCACACATCTGTTGTCGCTATGTCAGGTGCACCTCACGGCTGCCTTCAACGATCAAGTATCGAACGTGCAGCAGTTCTTCAGTGGATCGACTGATCTGCGCGGCGTGGCCATGACGAAGGAGTGA
- the rplA gene encoding 50S ribosomal protein L1, with translation MKRSKAYRAAAEKIDRSKLYSPLEAAGLVKETATTKYDATVEVAMVLGVDPRKADQMVRGTVNLPHGTGKTARVIVFAVGEKAAEAEAAGADVVGSDDLIEKINDGFLDFDAAIASPDQMAKVGRVARVLGPRGLMPNPKTGTVTPDVAKAVADIKGGKVSFRIDKQANLHLIVGKASFAPNQLVENYAAVLDEVLRAKPSAAKGKFIKKIAFSATMGPGILVDPNRTRNLTEDSVA, from the coding sequence ATGAAGCGCAGCAAGGCATACCGCGCCGCCGCGGAAAAAATCGATCGGTCGAAGTTGTACAGCCCGCTTGAGGCAGCGGGTCTGGTCAAGGAGACCGCGACGACGAAGTACGACGCAACCGTCGAGGTCGCCATGGTGCTGGGTGTTGACCCACGCAAGGCCGACCAGATGGTTCGCGGGACGGTCAACCTGCCGCATGGCACCGGCAAGACCGCCCGCGTGATCGTGTTCGCCGTCGGCGAGAAGGCCGCCGAGGCCGAGGCCGCTGGTGCGGACGTCGTCGGATCGGACGATCTGATCGAGAAGATCAACGACGGTTTCCTGGACTTTGACGCGGCCATCGCGTCGCCGGATCAGATGGCCAAGGTCGGCCGCGTGGCTCGCGTGCTGGGCCCGCGTGGTCTGATGCCGAATCCGAAGACCGGCACGGTGACCCCGGACGTCGCCAAGGCTGTCGCTGACATCAAGGGCGGTAAGGTCAGCTTCCGCATCGACAAGCAGGCCAACCTGCACCTGATCGTCGGCAAGGCATCGTTCGCGCCCAACCAGTTGGTTGAGAACTACGCCGCGGTCCTCGATGAGGTCCTCCGTGCGAAGCCGTCCGCGGCCAAGGGCAAGTTCATCAAGAAGATCGCGTTCTCCGCGACGATGGGCCCCGGCATCCTGGTTGACCCGAACCGCACGCGCAACCTGACCGAGGACTCGGTCGCGTAG
- a CDS encoding sodium-dependent transporter, translating to MVDAVTGHCGVVELSTETAPGESAYADETDRQRGRFSSRRVFIMAAVGSAVGLGNIWRFPYVAYENGGGAFILPYLVALLTAGLPFLFFDYAIGHRFRGSGPLSFRRLSRKSEFIGWWQVMVCIIIAIYYAAIIAWAAQYTIYSPGKSWGADPESYFFGDFLNATATPEFGFDFVGGLTVPLIIVWLVVLVILAFGVQRGIGATSVVFIPLLLVMFVVLVVQALTLPGAFDGLNALFQPNWSALGDVDVWLAAYSQIFFSLSIGFGIMITYASYVGRHTDMTGSGAVAGMANSSFEVLAGIGVFSALGFMAQAAGNGVDQVASDGIGLAFIGFPAIISQAPAGGLIGVLFFGSLVLAGLTSLVSIVEVVISALRDKLGMSRIKATGLIVVPIAVISTVLFGTTTGLPILDTLDYFVNRFGVLLVAIASIIAVVWLIRATPMLQSHLNRYGSIRLGLWWKALIGFITPVVLLVMLVIDFVTTVDEGYEGYPGWLIGIFGWGMVVGIVAVAAVLAMLPWSPKTSLEPPPPELDEPVESPVGARQETQQ from the coding sequence ATGGTCGATGCAGTTACAGGTCACTGCGGGGTGGTGGAGTTGTCAACCGAAACTGCGCCGGGTGAATCGGCGTACGCCGACGAGACCGATCGTCAGCGTGGCCGATTTAGTTCCCGGCGAGTGTTCATCATGGCGGCGGTTGGTTCTGCCGTCGGCTTGGGGAATATCTGGCGCTTTCCCTACGTGGCGTACGAGAACGGCGGCGGGGCGTTCATCCTGCCCTACCTTGTTGCCCTGTTGACGGCGGGCTTGCCTTTCCTCTTCTTCGACTACGCGATCGGTCACCGGTTCCGTGGTTCCGGCCCCCTTTCCTTCCGGCGCCTCAGCCGCAAGTCGGAGTTCATCGGCTGGTGGCAGGTGATGGTGTGCATCATCATCGCGATCTACTACGCGGCCATCATTGCGTGGGCGGCGCAGTACACGATCTACTCTCCGGGTAAGTCGTGGGGCGCCGACCCGGAGAGTTACTTCTTCGGTGATTTCCTGAACGCGACGGCGACTCCAGAGTTCGGGTTCGATTTTGTCGGCGGGCTGACCGTGCCGCTGATCATCGTGTGGCTCGTCGTGCTCGTCATCCTGGCCTTCGGCGTACAGCGGGGCATTGGTGCAACGTCGGTCGTGTTCATTCCGCTGCTCTTGGTGATGTTCGTCGTACTCGTCGTTCAGGCACTCACGCTGCCGGGCGCCTTTGACGGCCTGAACGCCCTGTTCCAACCGAACTGGTCGGCCTTGGGTGACGTGGACGTCTGGCTCGCCGCATATAGCCAGATCTTCTTCTCGCTCTCGATCGGCTTCGGCATCATGATCACGTACGCGTCGTACGTCGGGCGACACACGGATATGACTGGCTCGGGCGCCGTTGCCGGCATGGCGAACAGTTCGTTCGAGGTATTAGCGGGGATCGGCGTCTTCTCCGCGCTTGGGTTCATGGCGCAAGCGGCCGGTAACGGCGTCGATCAGGTCGCCAGCGACGGTATCGGGCTGGCATTTATCGGCTTCCCCGCGATTATTTCCCAAGCGCCGGCCGGTGGGCTGATCGGCGTACTTTTCTTCGGCTCGCTGGTGCTCGCAGGTCTTACGTCACTGGTCAGCATCGTGGAGGTCGTGATCTCCGCGCTGCGCGACAAACTTGGTATGAGTCGGATAAAGGCCACTGGTCTGATCGTGGTTCCGATTGCGGTCATCAGTACAGTGCTGTTCGGTACGACGACCGGATTGCCGATCCTCGATACGCTGGACTACTTCGTTAATCGTTTCGGTGTTCTGTTGGTCGCGATCGCGAGCATTATCGCGGTGGTGTGGCTGATCCGAGCGACCCCGATGTTGCAGTCGCACCTGAACCGCTACGGCTCGATCCGGCTGGGCCTGTGGTGGAAGGCGCTGATCGGGTTCATTACCCCGGTGGTACTGCTCGTGATGCTCGTTATTGACTTCGTCACGACGGTGGATGAGGGGTATGAGGGATATCCCGGATGGCTCATCGGCATCTTCGGCTGGGGGATGGTCGTCGGCATCGTGGCGGTCGCGGCGGTTCTGGCAATGCTGCCGTGGAGCCCGAAGACCAGTCTCGAACCGCCACCACCGGAGCTGGATGAGCCGGTTGAGTCGCCCGTGGGGGCGAGGCAGGAGACGCAGCAATGA
- a CDS encoding DEAD/DEAH box helicase: MSNDFARLGVPTHLVDALASRGIDTPTPIQAATLPDSLSGRDVLGRGRTGSGKTFAFLTPLVARLAEGGRAAPKQPRGLVLAPTRELATQIVESLVPLQEAAGLTSQVIFGGVNQNPQVRALAAGVDIVVACPGRLLDLMGQRAIDLRAIDITVIDEADHMSDMGFLPMVRRILDATPRGGQRMLFSATLDDGIGVIAQKYLHKPVVHEADSAQSPVAEMTHHVLRVQHDDRVSVVADLAAAPGRTIVFTRTKHGAKKLAKQLVGRGVPAVELHGNLSQNARTRNMDAFHSGTVRTLVATDIAARGIHVDDVELVVHADPPTEHKAYLHRSGRTARAGNSGTVVTLAAESQLREVHSLMRAARISAKIADGAPGNQALQILAPGERTYLDVQDAQEIVAPNQPQRPASPRGGGSGRRRSGGGRSSGGRSGGGRGSTSGSRGQGSGARGQSSAGRPHTDGGRSSNARSGGRASGNARDHGASADRNGARDSSRSSSRRRSRRPQQSPAAS; the protein is encoded by the coding sequence TTGTCGAACGACTTCGCGCGCCTCGGCGTGCCCACACACCTCGTCGATGCCCTCGCATCTCGCGGAATTGACACCCCTACTCCCATCCAGGCGGCGACGCTGCCGGACTCGCTTTCCGGACGAGACGTACTCGGCCGCGGCCGTACCGGCTCCGGTAAAACCTTCGCGTTCCTCACGCCACTCGTTGCTCGCCTCGCCGAAGGTGGCCGCGCGGCTCCAAAGCAGCCTCGCGGCCTGGTACTCGCGCCGACACGCGAACTCGCCACCCAGATCGTGGAGTCGCTCGTACCGCTCCAGGAAGCGGCGGGCCTCACCAGCCAGGTCATCTTTGGCGGGGTGAATCAGAACCCTCAGGTGCGGGCGCTCGCGGCCGGCGTCGACATCGTCGTCGCCTGTCCGGGACGCCTTTTGGACCTGATGGGCCAGCGCGCCATCGACCTGCGCGCCATCGATATCACCGTGATCGATGAAGCCGACCACATGTCCGATATGGGCTTCCTGCCGATGGTGCGTCGGATCCTCGATGCCACGCCACGTGGCGGACAGCGGATGCTGTTCTCGGCGACTCTGGACGATGGAATCGGTGTCATCGCGCAGAAGTACCTGCACAAACCGGTCGTGCATGAGGCCGATTCGGCGCAGTCGCCGGTGGCCGAGATGACCCACCACGTGCTTCGGGTTCAGCACGACGATCGCGTCTCCGTCGTTGCCGACCTGGCCGCCGCACCGGGGCGCACCATCGTGTTCACCCGTACCAAGCACGGGGCGAAGAAGCTGGCAAAGCAGCTTGTTGGCCGCGGCGTCCCCGCCGTCGAACTGCACGGCAACCTCAGCCAGAACGCGCGCACCCGCAATATGGATGCGTTCCATTCCGGGACGGTGCGCACCCTGGTCGCGACCGATATCGCTGCTCGTGGCATACATGTCGACGACGTCGAACTCGTCGTACACGCCGATCCGCCGACCGAACACAAGGCGTATCTGCACCGTTCAGGTCGTACCGCCCGAGCCGGTAACAGCGGCACGGTCGTCACCCTCGCGGCGGAATCGCAGCTGCGCGAAGTGCATTCGCTCATGCGTGCTGCGCGGATCTCCGCGAAAATCGCGGACGGCGCACCCGGAAACCAGGCGCTTCAGATCTTGGCGCCGGGGGAGCGTACTTACCTCGACGTTCAGGATGCCCAGGAAATCGTCGCGCCGAATCAGCCGCAGCGTCCGGCATCGCCGCGAGGTGGCGGATCCGGTCGGCGTCGCTCGGGCGGTGGCCGCTCGAGCGGAGGCCGCTCGGGCGGAGGCCGTGGTTCGACTAGTGGCTCTCGGGGGCAGGGCTCGGGTGCGCGCGGACAGTCGTCGGCTGGTCGCCCGCACACCGATGGTGGCCGCTCGTCCAATGCCCGCTCCGGCGGACGAGCGTCAGGCAATGCCCGTGATCACGGTGCGTCGGCCGATCGCAATGGTGCTCGCGACTCGTCGCGTTCGTCGTCCCGCCGCCGCAGCCGCCGACCCCAGCAGTCGCCGGCCGCCTCATAA
- a CDS encoding methionine/alanine import family NSS transporter small subunit → MSASAVVMLLVSIVLVWGGFLLAVIHLMRSGNHELDGND, encoded by the coding sequence ATGAGTGCGAGCGCAGTAGTGATGCTGCTGGTGAGCATTGTGCTGGTGTGGGGCGGCTTCTTGCTCGCCGTCATTCACCTGATGCGAAGCGGCAACCACGAACTGGACGGAAACGACTGA
- a CDS encoding long-chain-fatty-acid--CoA ligase: MTSTAASAPSTGLDWVHQLDRHAFAKPDATAIRYQGESLTWRELSDRSRRLAAALHGIGVRRGDRVIMMLTNRPEFAESLLAINTLGAIAVPINFRLAAPEVRYLVQDSGSHVVIAEQSTAGLIAEVQAASDTTLTVIVAGAAPGPAAIAYEEAIAAHAPSTETGPDRPDNLAMIMYTSGTTGRPKGAMMTYQNFIAQSLTWAIADDERIGDEIELLTPPLFHIAGIASLLPGFINGSMTAILPSGNFDAAELLDLLERERVTKVFLVPTLWQAVCAQPGIAERDLQLRTVRWGASPATPATLRAMAETFPDAKIVSTFGQTEMSPVVTMLSGRDALRKLGSVGKPVPLVSLRIVDEAMNDVPRGEVGEAVYRGPGTMIGYWNNEEATDKAFAGDWFHSGDLVRQDDEGFVYVVDRVKDMIISGGENIYSSEVENAIADHRQVYEVAVVGMPHEKWVETPVAFVVPQDADNPPSAEEIIAFCAERIASYKKPSAVYFVDALPRNASGKVLKSPLRERAAATSTTHDTR; this comes from the coding sequence ATCCGGTACCAGGGCGAGAGCCTTACCTGGCGAGAGTTATCGGACCGCTCCCGCCGACTGGCCGCGGCATTGCACGGAATCGGCGTACGACGCGGCGACCGAGTCATCATGATGCTCACCAATCGCCCCGAGTTCGCTGAGTCACTACTGGCGATCAATACGCTCGGCGCGATTGCCGTCCCGATCAACTTTCGGCTTGCCGCGCCGGAGGTCCGCTATCTGGTCCAGGATTCGGGTTCTCACGTCGTCATCGCGGAACAGTCGACGGCGGGATTGATCGCCGAAGTACAAGCCGCATCAGATACGACCCTCACCGTCATAGTCGCCGGCGCAGCTCCCGGTCCAGCCGCGATCGCTTACGAGGAGGCAATCGCGGCTCATGCGCCGAGCACAGAAACCGGCCCCGATCGGCCAGACAACCTGGCAATGATCATGTACACCTCCGGTACCACCGGCCGCCCGAAGGGCGCGATGATGACATACCAGAATTTCATCGCCCAATCACTCACCTGGGCAATCGCCGACGACGAGCGGATCGGCGATGAGATCGAGCTGCTCACCCCTCCCCTGTTCCACATCGCGGGTATCGCCTCGCTACTGCCCGGCTTCATCAACGGGTCAATGACCGCGATCCTGCCCAGCGGCAACTTTGATGCTGCCGAGCTACTGGATCTGCTGGAGCGCGAACGAGTCACGAAAGTGTTCCTGGTGCCCACGCTGTGGCAGGCGGTGTGCGCGCAACCTGGCATCGCCGAACGCGACCTACAGTTGCGCACGGTGCGGTGGGGCGCCTCACCCGCGACACCGGCGACGCTGCGCGCGATGGCTGAAACATTCCCAGACGCGAAGATCGTCAGCACGTTCGGACAAACCGAGATGTCGCCGGTCGTCACCATGTTGTCCGGGCGCGACGCGCTGCGGAAGTTGGGCTCGGTGGGCAAACCGGTTCCCCTGGTATCGCTACGGATCGTCGACGAGGCGATGAACGACGTACCACGCGGCGAGGTCGGCGAGGCCGTCTACCGCGGACCTGGCACGATGATCGGCTACTGGAACAACGAGGAGGCCACGGACAAAGCGTTCGCCGGCGACTGGTTTCATTCCGGCGACCTCGTGCGTCAAGACGACGAAGGATTCGTCTATGTCGTCGACCGCGTCAAGGACATGATTATCTCCGGTGGGGAGAACATCTATTCCTCGGAGGTCGAGAACGCGATTGCCGATCATCGGCAGGTATACGAAGTCGCCGTGGTCGGCATGCCGCACGAAAAATGGGTGGAGACGCCTGTCGCGTTCGTCGTCCCGCAGGACGCCGATAATCCGCCGTCCGCCGAGGAGATCATCGCTTTCTGCGCCGAACGCATCGCGTCGTACAAGAAGCCCAGCGCCGTATATTTCGTCGACGCACTACCGCGTAACGCCTCCGGCAAGGTGCTGAAGAGTCCGCTACGCGAGCGGGCCGCGGCCACCAGCACTACCCACGACACGCGCTAA
- the rplL gene encoding 50S ribosomal protein L7/L12 — translation MAKLSSDELLAQFEEMTLLELSEFVKAFEEKFDVTAAAPVAVAGAVAAGGAGGDAGAAVEEKDEFDVILESAGDKKIQVIKEVRTLTSLGLKEAKDLVDGAPKPVLEKANKETADKAKEALEGAGATVTVK, via the coding sequence ATGGCGAAGTTGTCGTCTGACGAGCTGCTCGCGCAGTTCGAAGAAATGACCCTGCTCGAGCTCTCGGAGTTCGTGAAGGCGTTCGAAGAGAAGTTCGATGTCACCGCTGCGGCTCCGGTCGCGGTTGCCGGTGCTGTTGCTGCCGGCGGTGCCGGTGGCGACGCCGGTGCGGCTGTCGAGGAGAAGGACGAGTTCGACGTCATCCTCGAGAGCGCTGGCGACAAGAAGATCCAGGTCATCAAGGAGGTCCGCACGCTGACCTCGCTCGGCCTGAAGGAAGCCAAGGACCTCGTGGACGGCGCTCCGAAGCCTGTCCTGGAGAAGGCCAACAAGGAGACCGCGGACAAGGCGAAGGAAGCCCTCGAGGGCGCCGGCGCTACCGTCACGGTCAAGTAG
- the rplJ gene encoding 50S ribosomal protein L10: MPTSAKISAVQEITEQFNESTAAVLTEYRGLSVSQLTELRRALGADTTYAVVKNTLTKRAAKEAGLEIDDALLVGPTAIAFIRGDAAAAAKGLKEFAKENPLLVVKGGVLEGNIISVDDVNKIADLEPREVLLAKLAGAMKGNMTKAASTFQALPAQFARLAEALKEKKPAEAAAAADASDSAETAES; encoded by the coding sequence ATGCCAACCTCAGCAAAGATTTCTGCCGTTCAGGAAATCACCGAACAGTTCAATGAGTCGACCGCCGCAGTGCTCACCGAGTACCGCGGACTGTCCGTTTCGCAGCTGACCGAGCTCCGCCGGGCCTTGGGCGCCGACACGACGTACGCCGTTGTGAAGAACACCCTGACCAAGCGCGCGGCGAAGGAAGCCGGACTGGAGATCGACGATGCGCTGCTCGTCGGACCGACCGCTATTGCGTTCATCCGTGGTGATGCTGCGGCAGCGGCCAAGGGGCTCAAGGAGTTCGCCAAGGAAAACCCGCTGCTCGTCGTCAAGGGCGGTGTCCTCGAAGGCAACATCATCTCGGTCGACGATGTCAACAAGATCGCCGATCTGGAGCCTCGCGAGGTGCTGCTGGCCAAGCTGGCAGGCGCCATGAAGGGCAACATGACGAAGGCCGCGTCCACGTTCCAGGCACTGCCCGCGCAGTTCGCCCGGCTGGCCGAAGCCCTCAAGGAAAAGAAGCCTGCGGAGGCCGCTGCGGCTGCCGATGCGTCCGATTCTGCCGAGACTGCCGAGAGCTAG